One Brevibacillus choshinensis genomic window carries:
- a CDS encoding Ig-like domain-containing protein yields MKKRFVFLFSVITLFFLGYEGFAVKANAEQLSGNEGIVTSQINNLVDNSLIEANYSKLMINKGSSKTVGLTYGNAILIGSAAKWSSSTPSVATVTNGNISAIGEGNATITAVYDNHEVSIEVTVYDPSLKANFSKLTLSNGKSTTIGLTYDSETLPPSKAKWDTSNSSVVTISDGELKARGKGVATVSAKYGGKEVKINVTVTDSELKANISKTSINVGETKEILLTYDDKAMLASKATWSTTKTSVATVTDGVIKAKGKGTATISAKYAGKEVRIDVTVIDVNLLKANTKNVSVYVGDTQKISLTYDEKTLSGSKAKWSTSKSSVVTVTDGVIKAKSRGTAIITAKYADKEVQINVNVSKIILKANVTNTSISKGKSKTITLNYNDKNLSGSKAKWSTSKSSVATVTDGVIRAKSKGTAIITAKYGGEEVEIKVTVN; encoded by the coding sequence ATGAAGAAGCGATTTGTTTTTCTTTTCTCAGTAATCACTTTGTTTTTTCTTGGGTATGAAGGATTTGCAGTAAAAGCAAATGCCGAACAACTCTCTGGTAACGAGGGAATTGTAACATCACAAATAAACAATTTAGTAGACAATAGTTTGATTGAGGCAAACTACAGTAAATTAATGATTAATAAAGGCAGTTCAAAGACGGTTGGACTAACCTACGGAAATGCAATATTAATAGGATCTGCAGCAAAATGGAGTTCCTCTACACCATCAGTCGCTACTGTAACAAATGGAAATATTAGCGCTATAGGGGAAGGAAATGCAACAATTACAGCAGTGTACGATAACCATGAAGTTAGTATAGAAGTTACTGTTTATGATCCAAGTTTGAAAGCAAATTTCAGTAAATTAACATTAAGTAATGGTAAGTCTACAACAATTGGCCTAACATACGACAGTGAGACTCTTCCACCATCAAAAGCAAAATGGGATACGAGCAATTCGTCAGTAGTTACCATAAGTGACGGAGAACTTAAGGCTAGAGGAAAAGGAGTTGCCACTGTATCAGCAAAATATGGCGGTAAGGAAGTTAAAATCAATGTAACAGTTACAGATTCGGAATTGAAAGCGAATATTAGTAAAACATCTATAAATGTAGGGGAAACAAAGGAAATTTTATTAACATATGATGATAAAGCGATGTTAGCATCAAAAGCAACATGGAGTACTACTAAAACTTCAGTAGCTACAGTTACAGATGGAGTAATTAAAGCAAAAGGAAAAGGAACAGCAACTATTAGTGCAAAGTACGCGGGTAAGGAAGTAAGAATCGACGTAACTGTTATTGATGTGAACCTCTTAAAGGCCAACACTAAAAATGTTTCTGTATATGTTGGTGATACGCAAAAAATTAGTTTAACCTATGACGAGAAAACCCTATCGGGTTCGAAAGCAAAATGGAGTACATCAAAATCTTCAGTAGTGACAGTAACAGATGGAGTTATCAAGGCCAAATCAAGAGGAACGGCAATTATTACTGCTAAGTATGCGGACAAAGAAGTGCAAATTAATGTTAATGTGTCTAAGATTATTCTAAAAGCTAATGTAACTAATACATCAATTAGCAAGGGTAAATCTAAGACTATTACATTAAATTATAACGATAAGAATCTTTCGGGATCAAAAGCAAAATGGAGCACTTCTAAATCTTCGGTAGCAACGGTAACAGATGGAGTTATCAGGGCCAAATCAAAAGGAACAGCAATTATTACTGCTAAGTACGGGGGAGAAGAAGTAGAGATTAAGGTTACCGTTAACTAA
- a CDS encoding sigma factor-like helix-turn-helix DNA-binding protein, with the protein MQDLLKSYKETRRGLNAAYDVRREEAAKGNEAAMTERQLISEMRGEVEWVIEWLETGRRPGNKRGIERRAAYQREKLMDPLRMQAFAERGKAGSPVNLSEWQLEQIEDALCCLTERERDCYVMVHGQCFSLEQSADLLNLTKSSVQTYVNRAQVKISERVTSSLFLA; encoded by the coding sequence ATGCAGGATTTATTGAAAAGTTACAAAGAGACAAGAAGAGGATTGAACGCCGCCTACGACGTGCGTAGAGAGGAGGCAGCGAAGGGAAACGAGGCGGCAATGACTGAACGTCAACTAATCAGTGAGATGCGCGGGGAGGTAGAATGGGTCATTGAGTGGCTTGAGACCGGGAGACGACCAGGAAATAAGCGTGGAATCGAACGGCGAGCTGCATACCAGAGGGAGAAACTCATGGATCCTCTCCGGATGCAGGCATTTGCGGAGAGAGGGAAGGCCGGTAGTCCAGTTAATTTAAGTGAATGGCAGCTCGAGCAGATTGAGGATGCGTTATGTTGTTTAACGGAGAGAGAGCGTGATTGTTACGTGATGGTACACGGCCAATGCTTTTCGTTAGAGCAATCAGCTGATTTATTAAACCTCACGAAGAGTAGCGTGCAGACGTACGTCAATCGGGCACAAGTCAAAATTTCAGAACGTGTAACGTCTAGCCTCTTCCTTGCTTGA
- a CDS encoding XtrA/YqaO family protein — MSTRAKEVKIDIKTMTITVPVGKDLSMILLDPKQGKAKIIPLVEHGETVVKSSQGKISKVDYRESELF, encoded by the coding sequence ATGAGCACACGAGCTAAGGAAGTAAAGATAGATATTAAAACGATGACAATTACTGTCCCAGTTGGAAAAGATCTGAGCATGATCCTACTGGATCCGAAGCAAGGAAAAGCAAAGATTATCCCTCTGGTAGAGCATGGTGAGACCGTGGTAAAATCAAGTCAGGGAAAGATTTCCAAGGTTGATTATCGTGAGAGTGAGTTGTTTTAA
- a CDS encoding Spo0E family sporulation regulatory protein-aspartic acid phosphatase → MITEHERLCEQIELLRTEPNKLAKDYKLTDPIMISISQQLDALLNRLYDLKHPFAPN, encoded by the coding sequence ATGATTACCGAACATGAACGATTATGCGAACAAATTGAACTATTACGAACTGAACCTAACAAATTAGCAAAAGACTATAAATTGACTGACCCTATCATGATCTCGATTAGTCAACAACTCGATGCTTTGTTAAATCGTTTATATGACTTGAAACACCCCTTTGCTCCAAACTAA
- a CDS encoding zf-TFIIB domain-containing protein: MRCPWCDNEISEFNGYCSNCGNELVDFEKQDSSNFKTPELNEESVPKVEHCPKCHGEMLFLGDQELQRSSSISNLFFGELGDLIKGTLRLVMFVCKNCGKAEFSVTEDTLLRLKDYGQLD, encoded by the coding sequence ATGAGATGCCCTTGGTGTGACAACGAAATTTCAGAATTTAACGGATATTGTTCAAATTGCGGGAACGAACTAGTTGATTTTGAGAAACAAGATTCTTCAAATTTTAAAACCCCTGAATTAAACGAAGAGTCTGTGCCAAAAGTTGAACACTGCCCAAAGTGTCATGGTGAGATGCTATTCCTAGGTGATCAAGAATTACAACGGTCATCATCAATCAGTAATCTATTTTTTGGTGAACTAGGTGATCTAATTAAAGGAACTCTTCGCTTGGTTATGTTTGTATGCAAAAATTGTGGGAAGGCTGAATTCTCTGTTACAGAAGATACCTTGTTGCGCTTAAAAGATTACGGTCAGTTAGATTAA
- a CDS encoding BRO family protein, giving the protein MNQIQIFENVEFGHIRLIKIDSKLYAVGNDVAKSLGYVRPYEAVTTHCKGAVTYRVLTGGGEQDVKAIPEGDIYRLIVKAADQSKNPEIKEKAERYERWVFDEVLPSIRKTGVYAAEQNKVVALSERQALVQSLKLTAELAEEMDEVKSITQTHGQKLIELEQKVDEQITIDHGEQRQLQKAISRRVYEVERDPQQRSELFRQLHREIKDRWAVASYRDVRRIELRQVLRYIDAWMPRRTA; this is encoded by the coding sequence TTGAATCAAATCCAAATCTTTGAGAACGTAGAATTCGGTCACATCCGATTGATCAAAATCGATAGCAAACTGTATGCAGTGGGAAACGACGTGGCAAAGTCTTTGGGCTATGTGCGACCGTACGAGGCTGTCACAACACACTGCAAGGGGGCGGTAACTTACCGTGTCCTAACAGGTGGTGGGGAACAGGATGTCAAGGCTATACCGGAGGGCGATATTTACAGGCTGATTGTGAAAGCCGCGGATCAAAGTAAGAATCCGGAGATCAAGGAGAAGGCCGAGCGATACGAGCGGTGGGTGTTCGACGAGGTTCTGCCGTCCATCCGTAAGACTGGAGTTTACGCAGCAGAGCAAAATAAGGTCGTTGCTCTTAGTGAACGACAAGCACTTGTCCAGTCCCTGAAACTGACAGCTGAACTGGCAGAGGAAATGGATGAGGTGAAAAGCATCACGCAGACCCACGGGCAGAAGTTAATAGAGTTGGAACAGAAAGTGGACGAGCAGATTACTATCGACCATGGGGAACAGCGCCAACTTCAGAAAGCAATTTCCCGGAGGGTATACGAAGTAGAAAGAGATCCGCAGCAGCGTAGCGAGCTATTCCGTCAACTCCATCGTGAAATCAAAGACCGTTGGGCAGTAGCGAGCTACCGTGATGTAAGGCGTATAGAGCTCAGACAAGTACTTCGCTATATAGATGCTTGGATGCCAAGAAGAACCGCATAA
- a CDS encoding DnaD domain protein, with the protein MMPWFRLYPEILKDPKIRRFTTVQKWLWITAMCEAAQASERGKLFIADGIEYADQDLAQAAGLPYSELEYVSGFIDMCVTLKMMERHADGGVTLLNFNSRQYEKPSDSAEKTRERKRKQREKEAANKKGKPFESAGTSTFSSDEHKGHDNVTSLSHEVTPIHALDTDSDTDSDAESNSYSEADDKEPLLPLPFTRKEHKPDVVVVGGRDLYVFKSVIDQYKHYFVRDLNETIKNLLHSYLEDEVQMDMLAWAMRDSAEKGKDWNYAKGTINNLFSRGIKTAEQADLADQEFKKKQQEKPSGKIVQLVDKLPASVERQRELESSGQPAEKGKLITDDPELAAMLHGLRAKRVGN; encoded by the coding sequence ATGATGCCGTGGTTTAGGTTGTATCCAGAGATACTAAAAGACCCCAAGATTCGCAGGTTTACCACCGTTCAAAAGTGGCTCTGGATCACTGCTATGTGTGAGGCAGCTCAAGCCTCGGAGCGTGGAAAGCTGTTCATTGCAGATGGTATTGAGTATGCGGACCAGGACCTCGCTCAAGCTGCAGGTCTTCCGTATAGCGAGTTGGAGTATGTAAGTGGTTTTATCGATATGTGTGTCACGCTAAAAATGATGGAACGTCACGCGGACGGTGGCGTGACACTTCTGAATTTTAACTCCCGTCAGTACGAAAAACCGTCCGATTCTGCTGAAAAAACACGCGAGCGAAAACGTAAGCAGCGTGAAAAAGAAGCAGCAAATAAGAAAGGAAAGCCATTTGAAAGTGCTGGTACATCAACGTTTTCAAGTGATGAACATAAGGGTCACGACAATGTCACGTCTTTGTCACACGAAGTCACGCCGATTCACGCCTTAGATACAGACTCAGATACAGACTCAGATGCAGAATCAAATTCATATTCAGAAGCAGATGATAAAGAACCACTACTACCCTTACCCTTCACAAGAAAAGAACACAAGCCAGATGTTGTGGTGGTCGGTGGTAGAGACCTCTATGTTTTCAAAAGTGTAATTGACCAGTACAAGCACTACTTCGTCAGGGACCTAAATGAGACCATCAAGAATTTACTACATAGCTACCTCGAAGACGAAGTGCAGATGGATATGCTTGCCTGGGCGATGCGAGACTCGGCAGAAAAGGGCAAGGACTGGAATTATGCCAAGGGTACAATCAATAACCTTTTCTCTCGCGGAATTAAAACAGCCGAACAAGCGGATCTAGCAGACCAGGAATTCAAGAAAAAACAACAAGAAAAGCCGTCTGGGAAGATTGTTCAACTGGTGGACAAGCTGCCTGCTTCTGTGGAACGGCAGAGAGAGCTGGAGAGCAGCGGACAGCCAGCGGAAAAGGGGAAGCTTATAACTGATGATCCAGAGTTGGCAGCGATGCTTCATGGACTTCGTGCTAAAAGAGTAGGGAATTAG
- the recT gene encoding recombination protein RecT gives MATNQDIKNQLSSRANQSAQKQSPEQTIAAYLKRMGPEIEKALPSHMNADRMARIALTTMRTTPKLLECNVSSLLGAVMQAAQLGLEPGLIGHCYILPYGREAQFIIGYKGMIDLARRSGNIESIYAHTVYEADEFDYELGLHPKLHHKPATGRRGEMKYVYAVAHFKDGGYQFEVMDKEEIEKRRSRSKASKNGPWVTDYEEMAKKTVIRHMWKYLPISIEMQQQATQDEVVRKDITSDPVSVYNDAIEIDISSAESVRMEEEKQDSSAAENESLFDTQ, from the coding sequence CAATAGCTGCTTATCTAAAACGAATGGGGCCGGAGATTGAAAAAGCTCTTCCGAGTCACATGAATGCTGACCGTATGGCACGAATTGCCCTGACTACGATGCGTACCACACCGAAGTTGCTGGAGTGCAATGTATCGTCTCTACTTGGAGCTGTCATGCAGGCTGCTCAACTAGGCTTGGAGCCGGGGCTGATCGGCCACTGCTATATCCTTCCGTATGGTCGCGAAGCACAATTCATAATCGGCTACAAAGGGATGATCGACCTGGCGCGAAGATCCGGAAACATCGAAAGCATTTACGCTCACACTGTGTACGAAGCTGATGAGTTTGATTACGAGCTAGGACTCCATCCGAAATTGCATCATAAACCTGCAACCGGCCGGCGTGGTGAAATGAAATATGTATACGCAGTCGCACACTTCAAAGATGGTGGTTACCAGTTCGAGGTAATGGACAAAGAGGAGATCGAAAAACGAAGGTCTCGTTCCAAAGCATCGAAGAACGGTCCTTGGGTTACAGACTACGAAGAAATGGCAAAGAAAACAGTCATCCGACACATGTGGAAGTATCTGCCGATCAGTATCGAGATGCAGCAGCAGGCTACGCAGGACGAAGTGGTACGCAAAGATATCACAAGTGACCCAGTGAGTGTGTACAACGATGCGATTGAGATAGACATTTCATCTGCGGAGTCAGTCCGTATGGAAGAAGAAAAGCAAGATTCCTCAGCTGCAGAAAACGAGTCGCTTTTTGACACGCAATGA